A genomic window from Candidatus Denitrolinea symbiosum includes:
- a CDS encoding lysophospholipid acyltransferases, LPLATs — translation MRNFLRWLIRSLLHLIARVDVRGYENLPTEESYVLATNHIGILDAILPFVALNRWDIYIPVAEKWEKNRFLNWLGNYFNFVFIDRFNPDIKAMRKLIRLMEDGNALGISPEGTRSRVGSLIEAKPGVTYLATKLNRPIVPVAITGTEDKALLGNLKRLRKSRITVTAGPYFTLPPIPRENRDEALKQSTDEIMCRIAALLPEKYRGVYAEHPRTKELLGGD, via the coding sequence ATGCGTAATTTTCTGCGCTGGCTCATCCGCTCGCTCCTCCATCTCATCGCCCGCGTAGACGTGCGCGGCTACGAGAACCTGCCCACCGAGGAAAGTTACGTGCTGGCGACCAACCACATCGGCATCCTCGACGCCATCCTGCCGTTCGTCGCGCTCAACCGCTGGGACATTTACATCCCCGTCGCGGAAAAATGGGAAAAGAACCGCTTCCTCAACTGGCTGGGGAATTACTTCAACTTCGTCTTCATTGACCGCTTCAACCCCGACATCAAAGCCATGCGGAAACTGATCCGCCTGATGGAAGACGGCAATGCACTGGGCATCTCTCCCGAAGGGACGCGCAGCCGCGTCGGGTCGCTTATCGAAGCGAAGCCCGGCGTCACTTACCTCGCCACAAAACTGAACCGTCCCATCGTGCCGGTCGCCATCACAGGGACGGAGGACAAGGCGCTCCTGGGGAATCTCAAACGGCTGAGGAAGAGCCGCATCACCGTCACGGCGGGACCGTATTTTACGCTCCCGCCCATCCCGCGCGAAAACCGCGACGAGGCGCTGAAACAGTCCACCGACGAGATCATGTGCCGAATCGCCGCCCTGCTCCCCGAAAAATACCGCGGCGTTTATGCGGAGCATCCGAGGACGAAAGAACTGTTGGGGGGCGATTAA
- a CDS encoding lysophospholipid acyltransferases, LPLATs, with product MKYTTLRSIVRFALNVIAEVEIAGLEKLPQGNFILAVNHLGRLDTAILLHAIDREDIILPVAEKYKEHPLFGAIGRAVNAIWLNRFDADYAAFREILTRMEKGGLMVIAPEGTRSKTEALREARMGVAYLAAKSGYPVLPVALTGTEDRLVVQNLKRFRRSKITARAGELFRVEPPPRGRGREEYLRAATDEIMCRIAAELPEKYRGFYADHPRLKELLEQRQHA from the coding sequence ATGAAATACACGACCCTCCGTTCCATTGTCCGCTTCGCCCTGAACGTCATCGCCGAGGTGGAGATCGCCGGCCTTGAAAAACTGCCGCAGGGCAACTTCATCCTCGCCGTGAATCATCTCGGACGGCTGGACACGGCCATCCTGCTTCACGCCATTGACCGCGAAGACATCATCCTGCCGGTCGCCGAAAAATACAAGGAGCATCCCCTCTTCGGGGCCATCGGCCGCGCGGTGAACGCCATCTGGCTGAACCGCTTCGACGCCGACTACGCCGCCTTCCGCGAGATCCTGACGCGCATGGAAAAAGGCGGACTGATGGTCATCGCGCCCGAGGGGACTCGCTCCAAAACCGAGGCTTTGCGGGAGGCCAGGATGGGCGTGGCGTACCTCGCCGCGAAGAGCGGATATCCCGTCCTGCCCGTCGCGCTGACGGGGACGGAAGACCGCCTCGTCGTCCAGAACTTGAAGCGCTTCCGCCGCTCGAAGATCACCGCGCGCGCCGGGGAGTTGTTCCGCGTCGAACCTCCCCCGCGCGGACGCGGACGCGAAGAATACCTGCGCGCCGCCACCGACGAGATCATGTGCCGCATCGCCGCGGAATTGCCCGAAAAATATCGCGGCTTCTACGCGGATCATCCCCGCTTGAAGGAATTATTGGAACAGAGACAACATGCGTAA
- a CDS encoding thiolase domain-containing protein, producing MRPVAILGIGQTKIDEHWDKSLKELAGEAAFEALKDAGIERADSLFVGNMLSPLIDRQNQLGAHLADWIGMWGAEATKIEAACGSGAAAFRAGLTAVAAGETEVALVLGVEKMTDRAGREVTSALATAADADYEVEQGVSFVGLNALVMRRYMHEHGWKHADFAPFSINAHANAMHNPFARLRQKITAEQFEKASMVATPINLLDASPIGDGAAAAILVPAEKLTGRRIVVAGSASATDTIAVHSRRDPLFLSAAYASSKQAYAQAEIDAADVDVFELHDAFSIMAALSLEACGFAERGQGPRLGLDGQIQPKGRVPVCTRGGLKARGHPVGATGMYQIVEVVQQLRGECGETQVDGAEIGLAQNIGGSGATILTHILRLET from the coding sequence ATGAGACCTGTAGCCATCCTGGGCATCGGCCAGACAAAAATTGACGAACATTGGGACAAATCGCTGAAGGAACTGGCGGGCGAGGCAGCCTTCGAAGCGCTGAAAGACGCGGGCATCGAGCGCGCCGATTCGCTCTTCGTGGGCAATATGCTCTCGCCGCTCATTGACCGCCAGAACCAACTCGGCGCGCACCTCGCGGACTGGATCGGAATGTGGGGCGCGGAGGCGACGAAGATCGAAGCCGCCTGCGGGTCGGGCGCGGCGGCGTTTCGCGCGGGACTGACGGCGGTCGCGGCGGGCGAGACGGAGGTCGCGCTGGTTCTCGGCGTCGAGAAGATGACCGACCGCGCCGGGCGCGAGGTCACCTCGGCGCTGGCAACCGCCGCGGACGCGGACTACGAAGTGGAGCAGGGCGTTTCGTTCGTGGGGCTGAACGCGCTGGTGATGCGCCGCTACATGCACGAACACGGATGGAAGCACGCCGACTTTGCGCCGTTCTCCATCAACGCGCACGCCAACGCCATGCACAATCCTTTCGCGCGCTTGCGCCAGAAAATCACGGCGGAGCAGTTCGAGAAAGCGAGCATGGTAGCGACGCCAATCAACTTGCTGGACGCCTCGCCCATCGGGGACGGCGCCGCGGCGGCGATCCTCGTCCCCGCGGAAAAGTTGACGGGACGCCGAATCGTCGTGGCTGGCTCCGCCTCCGCGACGGACACTATCGCCGTCCACTCGCGGCGCGACCCGCTGTTCCTTTCGGCCGCGTACGCGTCGTCGAAGCAGGCGTACGCGCAGGCGGAAATCGACGCGGCGGACGTGGACGTGTTCGAGCTGCACGACGCGTTCTCCATCATGGCGGCGCTGTCGCTGGAGGCGTGCGGGTTCGCGGAACGCGGGCAGGGACCGCGTCTCGGCCTGGACGGGCAGATCCAGCCCAAAGGCCGCGTTCCCGTCTGCACGCGGGGAGGGCTGAAAGCGCGCGGACATCCCGTCGGCGCGACGGGGATGTATCAGATCGTGGAGGTCGTCCAGCAATTACGCGGCGAGTGCGGCGAGACGCAGGTGGACGGCGCGGAGATCGGCCTGGCGCAAAACATCGGCGGTTCGGGCGCGACGATTCTGACCCACATTTTGCGCCTGGAAACGTGA
- a CDS encoding sodium ion-translocating decarboxylase subunit beta — protein MNLLELLANVFGGLTFTWANALMLLIGGALIYLAVAKEYEPVLLLPIGFGCILANLGMSVYADGSFLQVIYKAGIETELFPLLVFIGVGAMIDFRPLLAQPSLALLGAAGQFGIFGTLLLAAALGFPLNEAASIGVIGAIDGPTAIFVTTKLAPHLLGPIAVAAYSYMSLVPIIQPPIMRALTTRRERLIRMDYAPRPVSRVTAIAFPVVVTIAVSLIAPSAAPLIAALMLGNLLREAGVVDRLSKAAQNEIINIATLFLGLAIGATMTAEKFLYDPATGIQWQTLMILGLGLLAFIVDTVAGLLFGKLMSFVTGGKVNPLIGACGISAFPMAGRLSAKIALDEDPDNFILMHAMGSNTAGQLGSVIAGGVLLAVVLGMM, from the coding sequence ATGAACCTGCTCGAATTGCTGGCAAACGTATTCGGCGGGCTGACCTTCACCTGGGCCAACGCGCTGATGCTGCTCATCGGCGGCGCGCTCATCTATCTCGCGGTCGCGAAAGAGTACGAGCCCGTGCTGCTGCTGCCCATCGGATTCGGCTGCATCCTCGCCAACCTCGGCATGTCCGTTTACGCGGATGGAAGTTTTTTGCAGGTCATCTACAAAGCGGGCATCGAGACCGAGCTCTTCCCCCTGCTCGTCTTTATTGGCGTCGGCGCGATGATTGACTTCCGTCCGCTGCTGGCGCAGCCCTCGCTGGCGCTGCTCGGCGCGGCGGGACAGTTCGGCATCTTCGGGACTCTCCTGCTGGCGGCCGCTCTGGGATTTCCGTTGAACGAGGCCGCCTCCATCGGCGTGATCGGCGCGATCGACGGCCCCACCGCCATCTTCGTGACGACCAAACTCGCGCCGCATCTGCTCGGACCGATCGCGGTCGCGGCCTACTCGTACATGAGTCTCGTCCCGATCATTCAACCGCCCATCATGCGCGCGCTGACGACGCGCCGCGAACGCCTCATCCGCATGGACTACGCGCCGCGTCCCGTCTCGCGCGTCACCGCCATCGCGTTCCCCGTCGTAGTGACCATCGCCGTCAGCCTGATCGCCCCGTCCGCCGCGCCGCTGATCGCCGCGCTCATGCTCGGAAACCTGCTGCGCGAAGCGGGCGTAGTGGACAGGTTGAGCAAAGCCGCTCAGAACGAGATCATCAACATCGCCACGCTGTTCCTCGGTCTCGCCATCGGCGCGACGATGACCGCCGAGAAATTTCTCTACGACCCCGCGACGGGAATCCAATGGCAGACGCTGATGATCCTCGGACTCGGCCTGCTCGCCTTCATCGTGGACACCGTCGCGGGCTTGCTCTTCGGCAAGTTGATGTCCTTCGTCACGGGCGGGAAAGTCAACCCCCTCATCGGCGCGTGCGGGATCAGCGCCTTCCCGATGGCGGGACGCCTGTCCGCGAAAATAGCGCTGGACGAGGACCCCGACAACTTCATCCTGATGCACGCCATGGGATCGAACACCGCAGGCCAGCTGGGAAGCGTCATCGCGGGAGGGGTGTTGCTGGCGGTGGTGTTGGGGATGATGTAG
- a CDS encoding pyruvate carboxylase subunit B, which yields MKINVKIGEHSYTVEIEDLNARPIVAIVDGERFEVTPDNGKPLEVRSEPSRVVRKEAGAQAASAPKAAGGNLAAPGDKFISAPLPGTVAEILVKAGDEVKSGQIVFVIDAMKMKNSVRAARDGKVSAVLASAGQTVPHKHPLLEFE from the coding sequence ATGAAGATCAACGTAAAAATTGGCGAACACAGTTACACAGTCGAGATCGAAGACTTGAACGCGCGTCCCATCGTCGCGATCGTGGACGGCGAGCGGTTCGAGGTGACGCCCGATAACGGGAAGCCGCTCGAAGTTCGCTCGGAACCAAGCCGCGTCGTCCGGAAGGAAGCGGGCGCGCAAGCGGCGTCCGCGCCGAAGGCGGCCGGGGGAAATCTCGCCGCGCCCGGCGACAAGTTCATCTCCGCGCCGCTGCCGGGAACGGTCGCCGAAATTCTTGTCAAAGCCGGCGACGAGGTGAAAAGCGGACAGATCGTCTTCGTTATTGACGCGATGAAGATGAAAAACAGCGTGCGCGCGGCGCGCGACGGAAAGGTCTCCGCCGTCCTTGCCAGCGCGGGACAGACCGTGCCGCACAAACATCCCCTGCTGGAGTTCGAATGA
- a CDS encoding methyltetrahydrofolate:corrinoid/iron-sulfur protein methyltransferase: MHTILKGKGREVVIGRDKPFVAIGEKINPTGSKKLAAALKEGNFDFVVALAKRQIAWGADALDVNVGVPEIDEAATVSKLTELLAASVDVPLCIDSNSPQVLEAGLKAAPGKPLVNSVNAEERSLNGILPIVKERGAAVIGLTFAEGGIPKTPEERVALAGKIIERAAQIGIPIEDVIIDPLVMTVGSDSKAAQVTIQTIEALQREFGVNIILGASNVSFGLPDRHTVNQAFLAMAIQAGATCSITDPIKLGQTIRAADLLLGRDDFAMRHIKYFRAAEKLREQEAAAA; the protein is encoded by the coding sequence ATGCACACCATCTTGAAGGGAAAGGGCAGGGAAGTCGTCATCGGCCGCGACAAGCCGTTCGTAGCGATCGGCGAGAAGATCAACCCAACCGGCAGCAAAAAACTCGCGGCCGCGTTGAAGGAAGGAAATTTCGATTTCGTCGTCGCGCTCGCCAAACGGCAGATCGCCTGGGGCGCGGACGCGCTGGACGTCAACGTGGGCGTGCCGGAGATTGACGAGGCGGCGACCGTCTCAAAATTGACGGAGCTCCTCGCCGCGAGCGTGGACGTCCCGCTTTGCATCGACTCGAACAGCCCGCAGGTGTTGGAAGCGGGACTCAAAGCCGCGCCCGGCAAGCCGCTGGTCAACTCGGTCAACGCGGAGGAAAGGTCGCTGAACGGGATCCTGCCCATCGTCAAGGAGCGCGGCGCGGCGGTCATCGGTCTCACCTTCGCCGAGGGCGGAATCCCGAAGACGCCCGAGGAGCGCGTCGCCCTGGCTGGGAAGATCATCGAGCGCGCCGCGCAAATCGGCATCCCCATCGAAGACGTGATCATAGACCCGCTGGTGATGACCGTCGGCTCCGACAGTAAAGCCGCGCAGGTCACGATCCAGACCATCGAAGCGCTGCAACGCGAGTTCGGCGTCAACATCATCCTCGGCGCGAGCAACGTCTCCTTTGGCCTGCCCGACCGCCACACCGTCAACCAGGCGTTCCTCGCGATGGCGATCCAGGCGGGCGCGACCTGCTCCATCACCGACCCGATCAAACTCGGACAGACCATCCGCGCCGCCGACCTGCTGCTGGGCAGGGACGACTTCGCCATGCGCCACATCAAATATTTCCGCGCGGCGGAGAAATTACGGGAACAGGAAGCGGCCGCGGCTTAA
- a CDS encoding peptidase M20 family — MLKNAHSITEELIEWRRDFHQNPEIGFEIHRTAAKVADELEKLGYRVTRGVGKTGVVAEIGEGNPVVAIRADMDALPILEQNRTDYVSQNKGRMHACGHDSHTSMALGAATILAKEKFTGRVRFLFQPSEETADEEGKSGAMRMAEDGCMDGVDYVIAQHVDPSSPVGTIGISSGPASAGVDSWFAEIRGVGGHGAHPDKTVDPFALAAHVIIALNSIVSRRVDPLLPAVVSIGSLNGGFTENVIPEGVKITGTLRYMDLDLHKELRAEIQRAFEVARALGGDYDLRFEYGGPPMINDVHVAAMIEAAGVDLLGRENVHELWKTMGAEDFGAMLAHAPGAMFTLGTRGGDDTGFPLHHPRFDIDERAMPIGAAVLAETALRFLRK, encoded by the coding sequence ATGCTAAAAAACGCACACTCAATCACCGAAGAACTCATCGAATGGCGGCGCGACTTCCACCAGAATCCCGAGATCGGGTTCGAGATCCACCGCACGGCCGCGAAGGTGGCGGACGAACTGGAGAAATTGGGATACCGCGTCACACGCGGCGTCGGCAAGACCGGCGTGGTCGCGGAGATCGGCGAGGGGAATCCCGTCGTCGCCATCCGCGCCGACATGGACGCGCTCCCCATCCTCGAGCAGAACCGGACCGACTACGTTTCGCAGAACAAAGGCAGGATGCACGCCTGCGGACACGATTCGCACACGTCCATGGCGCTGGGCGCGGCGACGATCCTCGCGAAGGAAAAATTCACGGGACGCGTCCGCTTCCTGTTCCAACCGTCCGAGGAGACCGCCGACGAGGAGGGCAAGAGCGGCGCGATGCGCATGGCCGAAGACGGCTGCATGGACGGCGTGGATTACGTCATCGCGCAGCACGTGGACCCGTCCTCGCCCGTCGGGACGATCGGCATCAGTTCGGGTCCCGCCTCTGCAGGCGTGGACTCGTGGTTCGCGGAGATCCGCGGCGTGGGCGGGCACGGCGCGCATCCCGACAAGACGGTTGACCCGTTCGCGCTGGCCGCGCATGTTATCATCGCCCTGAACTCCATCGTCTCGCGCCGCGTGGACCCGCTCCTGCCCGCGGTCGTCAGCATCGGCTCGCTCAACGGCGGCTTCACCGAAAACGTGATCCCCGAAGGCGTGAAGATCACCGGTACATTGCGTTACATGGACCTCGACCTGCACAAAGAACTTCGCGCCGAGATCCAGCGCGCGTTCGAAGTGGCGCGCGCCCTCGGCGGCGACTATGACCTGAGATTCGAATACGGCGGCCCGCCGATGATCAACGACGTCCACGTGGCGGCAATGATCGAAGCCGCGGGCGTGGACCTGCTCGGGCGCGAAAACGTCCACGAGTTGTGGAAGACGATGGGCGCGGAGGACTTCGGCGCGATGCTGGCGCACGCGCCGGGCGCGATGTTCACGCTCGGCACGCGCGGCGGAGACGACACCGGCTTCCCGCTCCACCATCCGCGCTTCGACATTGACGAGCGCGCCATGCCTATCGGCGCGGCGGTGTTGGCGGAAACGGCGCTGAGATTTTTGCGGAAGTAA
- a CDS encoding trimethylamine:corrinoid methyltransferase, with translation MFPFLNPQSIEAIHNATLRIMDETGVVVNHAGAREMLLANGARVEKNRVRIPPDLVEKCVAAAGKKVSVRGRNGTVKHLGDGNLYFHNLGGARDVLDPVTGTKRLANAQDVRDSTRLLDALENCHTITPFFTPCDAPGDMMSLAMYRHALPHTVKPLQGPGVQYAPEARAAVRMAEVIGTPSEVLTLAVSPVSPLTIPDHEVDAIFEIARLRIAFAPLPCPTAGATAPLSIAGALAQQNAEVLMCVVLAQLANPGLPIIYCGRLAMMEPRTGVSVWGGVELGLASAGTVGLGHRYGFPVNVYGFSTNAHSLDLQSGFERGLNAMIPALAGADELSGIGEMEAGVSGSYAQMVADNEFAGSVLRACRGFEVNDDSLAVELFQPVMDGSRNFLGQKHTMKYLRAGEVLMTKLSERGTWETWEKEGRPELARRAQSEAERILREHKVEPLEERQENELDKILAEAEKEMEKK, from the coding sequence ATGTTCCCTTTCTTAAATCCCCAATCCATCGAAGCCATTCACAACGCCACGCTCCGCATCATGGACGAGACGGGCGTCGTCGTCAACCACGCGGGCGCGCGCGAAATGCTCCTCGCCAATGGCGCGCGCGTCGAAAAGAACCGCGTCCGAATCCCGCCCGACCTCGTGGAAAAATGCGTCGCCGCCGCGGGCAAGAAAGTCTCCGTGCGCGGACGCAACGGAACAGTCAAACATCTCGGCGACGGCAATCTCTACTTCCACAACCTCGGCGGGGCGCGCGACGTGCTCGACCCCGTCACAGGGACGAAGCGCCTCGCCAACGCCCAGGACGTGCGCGACTCCACCCGTCTCCTCGACGCGCTGGAAAACTGTCACACCATCACGCCCTTCTTCACGCCCTGCGACGCGCCTGGCGACATGATGTCCCTCGCCATGTACCGCCACGCCCTGCCGCACACCGTTAAGCCGCTGCAAGGCCCGGGCGTGCAATACGCTCCCGAAGCGCGCGCCGCCGTCCGCATGGCGGAGGTGATCGGGACTCCCTCCGAAGTGTTGACTCTCGCCGTCTCGCCGGTCAGCCCGCTGACCATCCCCGACCACGAAGTGGACGCCATCTTCGAGATCGCGCGGCTCAGGATCGCCTTCGCGCCCCTCCCCTGCCCGACGGCGGGCGCGACCGCCCCGCTGTCCATCGCGGGCGCGCTTGCCCAGCAAAACGCCGAAGTGTTGATGTGCGTCGTCCTCGCGCAACTCGCCAACCCCGGCCTGCCCATCATCTACTGCGGACGCCTCGCCATGATGGAACCGCGCACGGGAGTCTCTGTCTGGGGCGGCGTGGAACTCGGCCTCGCTTCCGCCGGGACGGTGGGGTTGGGTCACCGCTACGGATTCCCGGTCAACGTCTATGGCTTCTCCACCAACGCCCACAGCCTCGACCTGCAAAGCGGCTTCGAGCGCGGACTGAACGCCATGATCCCCGCGCTGGCCGGCGCGGACGAACTTTCGGGCATCGGCGAAATGGAAGCGGGCGTGAGCGGCTCCTACGCGCAGATGGTCGCGGATAACGAGTTCGCGGGCAGCGTCCTGCGCGCCTGCCGCGGCTTCGAGGTCAACGACGACTCGCTTGCGGTAGAATTGTTCCAGCCCGTCATGGACGGCTCGCGGAATTTCCTCGGCCAGAAGCACACCATGAAATATCTGCGCGCTGGAGAAGTGTTGATGACGAAACTGTCCGAGCGCGGGACCTGGGAGACCTGGGAGAAGGAAGGCCGTCCCGAACTCGCCCGGCGCGCCCAGTCCGAAGCGGAGCGGATCCTGCGCGAACACAAAGTGGAACCGCTGGAAGAGCGGCAGGAGAATGAGTTGGATAAAATATTGGCCGAGGCAGAAAAAGAGATGGAAAAGAAGTAA